From the genome of Glycine max cultivar Williams 82 chromosome 2, Glycine_max_v4.0, whole genome shotgun sequence, one region includes:
- the LOC100775410 gene encoding anaphase-promoting complex subunit 5 codes for MGGILKQPGAFAITPHKPSPSSPLSRINALVHATCFADASSSSDAALAYVKLIQHLAVFKGYKEAFFALKIAEEKFLSVSKSQILLLKLLLLHEHALHRGQLKLAQKLCDELGVLASRVTRVDMELKTEASLRHARTLLAANQFREAAAVAHSLFCMCYKYNLQVENASVLLLLAEIHKKSGNAHLGLPYALASLSFCLSFNLDLLKASATLTLAELWLSLGSSHATRALNLIHGVFPMILGHGGLELRSRAYIVEAKCYLCDSNFNVFENYEIVVDSLSQASEELQLLEFHELASEAFYLMAMVYDKLGQLEEREEAAASFQKHILALRNPQDEDDPLVSVF; via the exons CCTCACCAAG CTCACCGCTGTCTCGCATAAATGCGCTGGTGCATGCAACTTGCTTTGCTGATGCATCAAG CTCATCAGATGCAGCATTAGCATATGTAAAGCTCATTCAACATTTAGCAGTATTTAAAGGATACAAAG AGGCCTTTTTTGCCCTTAAAATAGCAGAAGAGAAGTTTCTATCTGTCTCAAAATCACAAATCTTACTGCTAAAGTTGCTGCTGCTTCATGAGCATGCTTTACATCG TGGACAATTAAAGCTAGCCCAGAAACTGTGTGATGAACTTGGTGTTTTGGCATCAAGAGTAACTCGTGTAGATATGGAACTAAAGACAGAAGCAAGCCTTCGCCATGCTCGTACATTGCTTGCTGCAAATCAATTCCGAGag GCAGCTGCTGTGGCACACTCCCTCTTCTGTATGTGCTACAAATACAATCTTCAAGTTGAGAATGCTTCGGTTCTTCTTTTACTTGCTGAGATTCACAAG AAATCAGGCAATGCCCATCTTGGTCTTCCATATGCTTTAGCAAGCCTCTCATTTTGCCTCTCATTTAACTTGGACCTTCTAAAAGCTTCAGCTACACTTACTCTAGCTGAGTTGTGGCTCTCTCTTGGATCAAGCCATGCAACAAGGGCTCTAAACCTTATCCATGGAGTTTTCCCAATGATTCTTGGTCATGGTGGTTTGGAACTCCGCTCACGTGCCTATATTGTTGAAGCAAAATGCTATCTGTGTGATTCAAACTTCAATG TCTTTGAAAATTATGAGATCGTGGTAGATTCATTGAGTCAAGCATCTGAAGAACTCCAACTTTTGGAG TTTCATGAACTGGCATCTGAAGCTTTCTATCTGATGGCCATGGTATATGACAAACTAGGGCAATTAGAAGAAAGGGAAGAAGCCGCAGCTTCATTTCAGAAACATATTTTGGCTCTCCGCAATCCTCAAGATGAGGATGATCCTCTTGTTAGTGTATTTTGA